A single region of the Thermodesulfatator indicus DSM 15286 genome encodes:
- a CDS encoding ubiquitin-like small modifier protein 1: MSRQGYYKTMENKEGNVKFKLFGILRLNYRPSEGEVPVKGSITLTQLLKELADRYPGIQEKLLEDEKLRPGVVLLVNGKNVLHLEELATQIKPGDTVVIFPPGAGG; encoded by the coding sequence ATGAGCCGTCAAGGTTATTATAAGACCATGGAAAACAAAGAAGGCAATGTCAAATTTAAGCTTTTTGGTATTTTAAGGCTTAATTACCGGCCGAGCGAGGGAGAAGTTCCTGTAAAGGGGTCTATAACTTTAACCCAGCTTCTAAAAGAATTAGCCGATAGATACCCGGGAATTCAGGAAAAACTCCTTGAAGATGAAAAGCTTCGCCCGGGAGTAGTTCTTCTGGTTAATGGGAAAAACGTCTTGCATTTAGAAGAACTGGCTACCCAAATAAAACCCGGCGATACCGTAGTTATTTTTCCCCCAGGAGCTGGAGGATGA